One part of the Populus alba chromosome 18, ASM523922v2, whole genome shotgun sequence genome encodes these proteins:
- the LOC118059494 gene encoding putative protease Do-like 14: protein MSLQPDNDHTMVEANFFNLCPGDKVIALARVQDQYHHKLLVSSGDFSIYCCGLDCQELLMTTCEISTPFIGGPLINWDGEVIGINFFWKGQTPFLPINIAFRCLDYLNKKRSVPHPWLGMEFTNLYAADVVTLEEIVQLFPLVCKGVIVEEVTEESPADRAEIQPNDVIIKCDREVVSCSLKFFGMIWDKVGKSMELEVMRVGVCGPLKLAILADDLLPDSYNSWPIYLSGERVSG, encoded by the exons ATGTCTTTACAACCTGATAATGATCACACCATGGTAGAGGCTAACTTTTTTAACCTTTGTCCCGGGGATAAAGTAATAGCTTTAGCCCGGGTGCAAGATCAATATCACCACAAGCTTCTTGTCAGTTCTGGTGATTTCAG TATTTATTGCTGCGGACTGGATTGCCAAGAGCTCCTAATGACAACTTGCGAGATTTCTACA CCTTTTATTGGGGGGCCACTCATTAATTGGGATGGAGAAGTCATCGGGATCAATTTCTTTTGGAAGGGCCAGACTCCTTTTCTGCCAATCAACATAGCTTTTAGATGCCTGGACTACTTAAATAAGAAAAG GAGTGTCCCTCATCCTTGGCTTGGGATGGAATTTACTAATCTTTATGCTGCTGACGTGGTCACTTTGGAGGAAATAGTTCAATTGTTCCCTCTTGTTTGCAAAGGGGTTATAGTTGAAGAG GTAACGGAAGAGTCTCCTGCTGATCGTGCTGAGATACAACCCAATGATGTTATAATTAAATGCGACAGAGAGGTGGTTAGCTGCTCCTTAAAG TTCTTTGGAATGATTTGGGACAAGGTTGGGAAATCTATGGAGTTAGAGGTGATGAGGGTAGGTGTTTGTGGGCCTTTGAAGCTCGCTATACTCGCCGATGACCTTCTTCCAGACAGTTATAACAG TTGGCCAATTTACTTGTCTGGGGAGAGGGTTTCAGGATGA